One Mycolicibacterium fallax genomic window, GGTGTGCACGAATCCGCCCGCGGTCTCGCTCATGGTGCGGTGCACCGGAAAGCCGTCCGGCACGTCGACCATCGCGATGTCCAGCGGCCCGTCCCGCAGCAGCGGCGCCGAGGACAGGTCCCGGTCGGCGAACCCGGGGTGCTCGCGCAGCCGCTGGGTGAACGCCGGCCAGCCGATCACCCCGGTCGCCCGCTCGGATTCGATCAGGTCAAGGGCGGCACCGGGATCCAGCCGTGCCAGGGTCAGCACGGTGGTCGCGGCGTGCAGCGCCCCGGTGACCGCCAGCATCCCGCCCACCCAGAAGAACGGCATCGCGCACAGCACCCGGGCCTGGTCCCCGGACCCGGTCACCAGCCGGGCGGCCACCGGCCAGGTGCTGGTCTGGCGCACCAGGGTGCCGTGGGTGTGCAGCACTCCCTTGGGATCGGCGGTCGACCCGGAGGTGTGCACCATGACGGCCAGATCGGCGGGGGACACCTCGGCCTCGGCCGCGGCCAGCAGCTCGGCCGGCACCGGGTCCAGCTCGTCGGCCGCCTGGGCCCAGCCCCGGCCGCTCGGCCCGGTGAGCACGACGGTGCGCAGGTAGGGCGCGGCCACCAGGTGCAGCCGGCCGGCGGACTGGGCGGCCAGCTCCGGCAGCGCGGCCTCCAGCCGGTCGGCGACGTCGACGTCGAGCACCCGCGGCGGCGCGATGAGCACCCCAATGTCGGCCAGTCGCAGCACCTTTGCCAGTTCGGCGGGCCGGTACAGCGTGCTCAGCGGCACCGCCACCGCGCCGATCCGGGCGGCGGCCAGCCACCACGTCACCCAGTCGACGCCGTTGGGGAAGAACAGCCCGACCCGGCTGCCCTTGCCCACCCCGGCCGCCAGCAGTCGGCGGGCCGCCGCGGCGGAGCGCTGCGCGGCCTGCGCGTAGCTCAGTCGCTCGGTCGGGGTGACCAGGTAGTCGGCCGGGCCGAACCGGTCGGCGGCGTGGGCCAGCAGGGCCGGGATGGTCAGCGGGGTGCTCACCCCTCGATCCTGCCCAACGCCGCCGCGCCGATCCTCACAGCCCCTGCAGCTGGGACAGCGTGGCGTGGGCGATCATGAAGTAGATGATCAACCCGGTGCCGTCGACGATGGTGGAGATCATCGGCCCGGACACCAGCGCCGGATCGACGCGGATCTTCTTCAGCAGCGGCGGCAGCACCGAGGAGATCAGCGCCGACCACAGCACGATCGCCACCACCGTCAGCGCCACCGTCACGGTGATCTCCGGTCCCACCCCCAGCGTCCAGGCCCGGATGACGGCGGCCAGCGCCATGGTCAGCGCGATCATCGCGCCGGTGGACAGTTCCTTGACCAGCACCGCCGGGACGTCGCGCAGCCGGACTTGACCGGTGGCCATCGCCCGCACCAGGGTGGTGGTGATCTGGGTGCCGGTGTTGCCGCCGGTGCCGATCAGCAGCGGGATGAAGAACGCCAGCGCGACGACGGCCTCCATCTCGTCCGCGAAATGCCGCAGCACGGTGCCGGTGTAGGCCTCGGCGGCGAACAGCAGCAGCAGCCAGACGATCCGCTTGCGCCACAGCAGCAGCGGCGAGGCCCGCAGGTAGGGCACCTCCAGCGGCGCCGAACCGCCCTGCCGTTCGGCGTCCTCGGTGGCCTCCTCGGCGGCGATGTCGGCGGCGTCGTCCTCGGTGACGATGCCCAGCAGTCGGCCCCGCTCGTCGACGACGGGCACCGCCACCAGGTCGTAGGCGTCCAGCGCGCGGGCGGCGTCCTCGGCGTCGTCGAGCGCGGCGACCGTGCGGACCTGGGTGTCCATCAGGGTGGCGACTGGGGTGGCGGGAGCGGCCAGCACCAGGTCGCGAAAGCCGACCACGCCGGCCAGCCGGCCGTCGGACTCGACGATGAAGATGTAGGCCCCGGTGCGGGCGTCGGTGCGCAGGTCGCTGGCCCGGGTGCGCACCGTGTCGATCGCCTCGGCGGCGGTGGCGCCGGGGGAGACCGTCAGCGTCTCGGGCACCATGTGCGCGGCCGCACTGTCCACCGGCCAGCTCAGCAGGGCGCGCAGCGCGGCGGCGCGCTCGGCCGGCAGCCCGGTCAGGATCCGGCCCCGGGTGTCCTCGTCGAGTTCGCGCAGCAGGTCGGCGCCTCGGTCGCTGTCGAGCGCGTCGACGAGGCGGACGCTGTCGGCGGGGACCGCTGCGCGCAGCAACCGGGCGGCCAACTCGTCGTCGACGGAGTCCAGCAGCTCGACCGTGTCGTCGGTGGCGGCGAAGCCGGCCAGGGCGCGCAGTGCGGCGCGCGGCAGCCGGGCCAGCGCGTGCGATCGGTCGGCGGGCAGCGCGCGGTGGTGCAGCCAGTCGGCCAGCGCGTCGGGGTCGGCTGCGGCGACGACGTCGGCCAGTTCGGGGGCGTGCAGCGGACCGGATTTGGTGTCCATGCGGGCTTCTCAACCTCGTTCGCGGGCGGTGGCCTCGGGTGGTGCGACGAGCATACGGCCATGCCGGCGCGACCGCCGGGTTAGCATCCGGACATGACGCGCGTCGTGGTGCTGCTGGCCGGGATGCTGGTTGCCGGGTTCACCGGACTGTTCGGCGCGACCCCGGCGGGGGCCTGGCCCGCGCCGGGCCCGGTGTGCACCTACACGCTGTCCAACCCCGAGGTGGTGCAGGTCGACGGCGCCGCGACGGTGCAGGTGACGGTCGCGCCGACGGACTGCGGCTGGCCGGCCAGCCCGCGCCAGCATGTGGCATGTCTGCAGGTCACCGGGGATCCGGTCACCCACTGCGTGCCCGCGCAGGGCGGCGACATCGCGGTGGTGCGGGTACCGTACCGGCAGGGCGCGGTGTACACCGGAACCGGCCGGGGCTGCGGTGGCTTCGCCGGCTTCCGGGAGCCGTCGCCGAACTGCCAGCCGCTCGGCCCCAGCACCGCAACTCTGTAGCACCCGATGAACCAGCAACCGATGAACCAGGACGCCATGCACCAGGACCCTATGCACCAGGAACCGGCGAGCCCGAACCGTCCCGCGCGCTCGTTCCCGGTCGGCCCCCGGCTGGCGGCGATCCTGCTGTCGGCGGCGCTGAGCTCGGCGGCCCTGTGTTCGGCGGCGCCGGCCACCGCCGACCCCGCCGACCCGGCCGGCGATCCGATGACCCCGGCGGGCAACGCGGCGGCAATGCCGCCGATCGGCGACCCGGCGGCGCCCCCGCCGCCCGGACCGGTGATGCCGCAGAAGGTGCCCGAGATCGCGAACCCGGTCTACGGCTCCGGCCAGTACGGTTCCGGCCCGCTGGGCACCCTGCGCGACCTGTGGAACGCGGCCCGCGACCCCTACGGCATGAACACCCCGGACCGGGCGCCCGGTCCGGCCGCGCCGCCGCCGGGTGCCGGGCCCGCGCCCGCGCTGCCGCCGGGCTTCACCTCGACCAACGCGCCGGGCTCGGAGACCGCCTCGAGCGGACCGGCCACCGGTGGCCCCGCGCTGCCGCCCGGCTACTACCCGATCGACGGTCCGCCGCCGCCCGGCTACGAGTACGCCGAGCCGGGGCAACCGCCACCGCCCGCGCCGGGCACCCCGTTGATCCAGTAGCGGCCCGGCGGCTCAGGTTTGAAACCCGGCTGGTGGGTACCCAGCAAGAATGGCTACGGAGGTTGCACTGATGAAGAAGACGGCGGTTCGGGTGTTG contains:
- a CDS encoding class I adenylate-forming enzyme family protein codes for the protein MSTPLTIPALLAHAADRFGPADYLVTPTERLSYAQAAQRSAAAARRLLAAGVGKGSRVGLFFPNGVDWVTWWLAAARIGAVAVPLSTLYRPAELAKVLRLADIGVLIAPPRVLDVDVADRLEAALPELAAQSAGRLHLVAAPYLRTVVLTGPSGRGWAQAADELDPVPAELLAAAEAEVSPADLAVMVHTSGSTADPKGVLHTHGTLVRQTSTWPVAARLVTGSGDQARVLCAMPFFWVGGMLAVTGALHAATTVLTLARLDPGAALDLIESERATGVIGWPAFTQRLREHPGFADRDLSSAPLLRDGPLDIAMVDVPDGFPVHRTMSETAGGFVHTELAIVDERGAPVPDGEVGELLVRGIGVMAGYNKRERHDTFDDDGWYHSGDRVYRRAGDPRLFYVGRTSELIKSAGANVSPLEVEAVIEGFDDVAQCVVFGLEDAERGERVCAVLVPAGSELDVAAVAARTREQLSSYKVPTRWSVLSSDRLPVLASGKLNRKGLRDMAARGELAATALP
- the mgtE gene encoding magnesium transporter, whose product is MDTKSGPLHAPELADVVAAADPDALADWLHHRALPADRSHALARLPRAALRALAGFAATDDTVELLDSVDDELAARLLRAAVPADSVRLVDALDSDRGADLLRELDEDTRGRILTGLPAERAAALRALLSWPVDSAAAHMVPETLTVSPGATAAEAIDTVRTRASDLRTDARTGAYIFIVESDGRLAGVVGFRDLVLAAPATPVATLMDTQVRTVAALDDAEDAARALDAYDLVAVPVVDERGRLLGIVTEDDAADIAAEEATEDAERQGGSAPLEVPYLRASPLLLWRKRIVWLLLLFAAEAYTGTVLRHFADEMEAVVALAFFIPLLIGTGGNTGTQITTTLVRAMATGQVRLRDVPAVLVKELSTGAMIALTMALAAVIRAWTLGVGPEITVTVALTVVAIVLWSALISSVLPPLLKKIRVDPALVSGPMISTIVDGTGLIIYFMIAHATLSQLQGL